A window from Cryptomeria japonica chromosome 1, Sugi_1.0, whole genome shotgun sequence encodes these proteins:
- the LOC131874242 gene encoding uncharacterized protein LOC131874242 produces MASTSSSIGNEQVIAKQRNDPNSPLWKYVDIIKQLPGGGGFRWKCHGCDIERNSSYYRVVGHLCGIKGRGIKKCPGKNGKPIPDEIVMKYIREHEAAEEREARRLNQTASKKTRGMQGPSNPSIVVEDHPFFATNEPQSAPPLTRKRTKGPLETAFQNESRDNADQDIVRCIYANGLSFNVVRSPYWKQMIKSVNEAPRGYKGPGYEKVRGTLLEKEVKRVEDALKPIRDSWVETGVTIVSDGWKDAKNRPLINVIAVSPKGAMFLRAVDCEGQIKDGEFIAEILISAIESVGPRNVVQVITDNAKNCRAAGLLVEQRYDHIFWTPCAVHSLNLMLQRIGQKIKWIRDVYAEAEDIQMFITNHHMSQGIFRTYSNLELLKVSEIVI; encoded by the coding sequence atggcatctacatcttcctccattggcaatgaacaagtaattgcaaaacaaagaaatgatccaaattctcccttatggaaatatgtggacattataaaacaacttccgggaggtgggggattccgttggaaatgccatggatgtgatattgaacgtaatagttcatattatcgagtggtaggccatttgtgtggaataaaaggaagaggcatcaaaaaatgccctggcaaaaatggtaaacctataccagatgagatagtgatgaaatatattagggagcatgaggcagcagaagagagggaagcccgtagattgaaccaaaccgcatcaaagaaaacaaggggaatgcaaggcccttctaatcccagtattgtagtagaagaccaccccttctttgccacaaatgaacctcaaagtgcaccacccttgacacgtaaaagaacaaaagggcctttagaaaccgcattccaaaatgagagtagagacaatgctgatcaagatatagtaaggtgcatttatgcaaatggtttgtcattcaatgttgttcgctccccatattggaagcaaatgataaaaagtgttaatgaggcaccaagagggtataagggccccggttatgagaaggtacgtggaacattattggagaaagaggtgaagagggttgaagatgcattgaaacccataagggattcgtgggttgagacaggtgtaacaattgtttcagatgggtggaaagatgctaaaaaccgtcccttgatcaatgtcatagcggtgtcccctaaaggggcaatgtttttgagagctgtggattgtgagggccaaataaaagatggcgaatttattgcagaaattctcatctctgccattgagtctgtgggaccccgcaatgttgtccaagtcataacggacaatgcaaaaaattgtagagctgctggtttgttggttgagcaacgctatgatcacatcttttggacaccttgtgcggtacattcgctcaatcttatgctacaaaggattgggcaaaaaataaaatggatcagagatgtgtatgcagaggctgaggacatccagatgttcatcacaaaccaccacatgtctcaagggatttttagaacctattcgaatttggagctattgaaggtaagtgaaatagtaatttaa